From the genome of Variovorax sp. RA8, one region includes:
- a CDS encoding sensor histidine kinase — MNDSADSDGRPTGLDWEGWRHALARFAAATELCVCAYDHDLARQAGPLASSKVARLLVNSGVWNADRPGDRIERDLAARVIETGVAAHASVCDELRLRAVPLSMGGQVRGAIVYGWAFATFGTPLGCERIGRQLGVDGTRLWAQARLESPVTEGRMTVYTELLETMIESTVRHAEAVEHLQELSRLREVFLASVSHELRTPLSVLGTRIELLLRGALADPEAIRASLVNMKHHVKTEARLVEDLIEAARTRTGQLRIDMQLTSLRDILKAAVSAVVPHAEAKQIDIAIPDLDEAGQLPIIADADRLQQVFWNLLSNAVKFTPASGHIAIQLRRDTQMYALSVTDTGSGIEEALLPHVFKPFTKQLKANALGLGLGLSIARHIVERHGGTIRVESAGRDAGAAFHVTLPVASPPAQLLAPRQEV, encoded by the coding sequence GTGAACGACAGCGCCGACTCCGACGGCCGTCCGACGGGGTTGGACTGGGAAGGCTGGCGTCATGCGCTGGCACGCTTCGCTGCGGCAACCGAACTCTGCGTCTGCGCCTACGACCACGACCTTGCAAGACAGGCAGGGCCCCTGGCCTCCTCCAAGGTTGCACGGCTTCTGGTGAACTCAGGCGTGTGGAACGCGGACCGCCCCGGGGACAGGATTGAAAGAGACCTCGCCGCGCGGGTCATTGAAACTGGCGTCGCCGCGCACGCCAGCGTATGCGACGAGCTGCGCTTGCGGGCAGTCCCGCTGTCGATGGGTGGCCAGGTGCGTGGAGCGATCGTCTACGGATGGGCGTTCGCCACATTCGGAACGCCGCTGGGATGCGAGCGCATCGGCCGCCAACTCGGCGTCGACGGTACGCGCCTTTGGGCGCAGGCGCGCCTTGAATCGCCGGTCACCGAGGGGCGCATGACCGTCTACACCGAGCTGCTCGAGACGATGATCGAATCGACGGTTCGCCATGCGGAGGCCGTCGAGCACCTCCAGGAGCTCAGTCGATTGCGCGAGGTGTTTCTTGCCAGCGTGTCGCACGAGCTTCGAACGCCGTTGTCCGTGCTCGGAACGCGAATCGAGCTCTTGCTGCGTGGTGCGCTCGCCGATCCGGAGGCCATCAGGGCCTCTCTGGTCAACATGAAGCACCACGTGAAGACCGAGGCGCGGCTGGTCGAGGACCTGATCGAGGCGGCGCGAACGCGCACCGGCCAGTTGCGCATCGATATGCAGCTGACATCGCTTCGCGACATCCTCAAGGCAGCGGTGTCTGCGGTGGTGCCGCATGCCGAGGCCAAGCAGATTGACATCGCAATTCCGGACCTGGATGAAGCCGGCCAGTTGCCGATCATCGCCGACGCGGATCGTCTGCAGCAGGTGTTCTGGAATCTTCTTTCCAACGCCGTCAAGTTCACCCCGGCGTCGGGGCACATTGCGATTCAGCTGCGTCGCGACACCCAGATGTATGCACTCTCGGTGACCGACACGGGCAGCGGCATTGAAGAAGCGCTGCTCCCGCATGTTTTCAAACCATTCACGAAGCAGCTGAAGGCGAATGCGCTGGGGCTGGGACTCGGCCTGTCCATCGCCCGCCACATTGTCGAACGCCACGGCGGAACCATCCGGGTGGAAAGCGCCGGACGCGACGCCGGAGCGGCGTTCCATGTCACGCTGCCCGTGGCTTCACCGCCCGCGCAGCTGCTTGCTCCTCGGCAAGAGGTCTGA
- a CDS encoding RecQ family ATP-dependent DNA helicase, which produces MRVPERRLQHTLRTVFGLQALRPGQRQVIERVLGGRSTLAVMPTGAGKSLCYQLPALLLKGCTVVVSPLIALMKDQCEKLQSLGIPAVQFNSHVEAEESRSGEEAVRDGSARLVFATPERLADAGFAALLRGREISLLVVDEAHCISQWGHDFRPAFLGIGTVAKDIGDPPVLALTATANSEVAADIMEKLGIPRSGWIDTGTYRPNLHFAVEQHAREDDRLRRTLALVGAAKGSGIVYTATVKAAEAVYEALRSEGESVGLYHGRRSAAERREAQDAFMADRLRVMVATNAFGMGIDKADIRFVLHYQMPSGLDAYYQESGRAGRDGAPSACTLLFLRRDRALQQFFLTGRYPTEEELDALFGALQRDPPQAGGHTLASLKDSTGLPQNKLKAAVGLLRNRRIVGVDREGRVRVLRADLAATEVHELVAAYRRKREQDHATLERMVFYAQSGQCRWQVLLAYLEEEAQQERCGNCDNCRRIARHEAAMAASGAVDGEAPKLRHPARPRLPPPAFVARQPVRVKRYGEGNVVSADALSITIEFADGSRRCFQPDFVQPIGSRKNPGRASRPSARTG; this is translated from the coding sequence ATGCGCGTTCCGGAACGCCGGCTGCAGCACACGCTGCGCACCGTCTTTGGACTGCAGGCCTTGCGCCCGGGGCAGCGGCAGGTCATCGAGCGCGTGCTCGGCGGTCGTTCCACGCTCGCGGTCATGCCCACGGGTGCGGGCAAATCGCTGTGCTACCAGCTCCCGGCCCTGCTGCTCAAAGGCTGCACGGTGGTGGTCTCGCCCTTGATCGCGCTCATGAAGGACCAATGCGAGAAGCTGCAGTCGCTGGGCATTCCCGCGGTGCAGTTCAACAGCCACGTGGAAGCCGAGGAGAGCCGCTCGGGCGAGGAGGCCGTTCGCGACGGCTCGGCGCGCCTGGTGTTCGCCACGCCGGAGAGGCTTGCCGACGCCGGCTTCGCGGCACTGCTGCGGGGGCGCGAGATCTCGCTGCTGGTGGTCGACGAGGCGCATTGCATCTCGCAGTGGGGGCATGATTTCCGGCCGGCATTCCTGGGCATCGGCACGGTCGCGAAGGATATCGGCGATCCGCCGGTGCTGGCACTCACGGCGACGGCGAACAGCGAGGTCGCGGCCGACATCATGGAGAAACTGGGCATCCCCAGGTCCGGCTGGATCGACACGGGGACGTACCGGCCCAACCTGCACTTCGCGGTGGAACAGCATGCACGCGAGGACGACAGACTGCGGCGAACGCTCGCGCTGGTCGGCGCGGCGAAGGGCAGCGGCATCGTCTACACGGCGACGGTGAAGGCGGCGGAAGCGGTGTACGAGGCCCTGCGCTCGGAAGGCGAATCGGTCGGCCTGTATCACGGCCGGCGCAGTGCGGCCGAACGGCGCGAGGCACAGGACGCCTTCATGGCGGATCGCCTGCGCGTGATGGTGGCGACCAATGCGTTCGGCATGGGGATCGACAAGGCCGACATCCGGTTCGTCCTGCACTACCAGATGCCCTCGGGCCTGGACGCCTACTACCAGGAGTCAGGTCGCGCCGGGCGCGACGGCGCGCCCTCGGCCTGCACGCTGCTGTTCCTGCGTCGCGACCGGGCGCTGCAGCAGTTTTTCCTGACGGGGCGCTATCCCACGGAAGAGGAGCTCGACGCGCTCTTCGGGGCGCTGCAACGGGATCCGCCGCAGGCGGGGGGGCACACGCTGGCCAGCCTGAAGGACAGCACCGGCCTGCCGCAGAACAAGCTGAAGGCGGCGGTCGGCCTGCTGCGCAACCGCCGCATCGTGGGCGTGGATCGCGAAGGCCGCGTGCGCGTGCTGCGCGCCGATCTCGCCGCCACCGAGGTACACGAACTCGTGGCCGCCTACCGCCGCAAGCGCGAGCAGGACCACGCGACGCTGGAGCGCATGGTGTTCTACGCCCAGAGCGGGCAGTGCCGCTGGCAGGTGCTGCTTGCCTATCTGGAGGAAGAGGCACAGCAGGAGCGATGCGGGAACTGCGACAACTGCCGCCGCATCGCCCGGCACGAGGCGGCCATGGCAGCGTCGGGCGCGGTGGACGGCGAGGCCCCGAAACTGCGGCATCCCGCACGGCCCCGGCTGCCGCCGCCGGCCTTCGTTGCGCGCCAGCCGGTCAGGGTCAAGCGGTACGGCGAGGGCAACGTGGTGAGCGCGGATGCGTTGTCGATCACGATCGAGTTCGCCGACGGGAGCCGCCGCTGCTTCCAACCGGATTTCGTGCAGCCCATCGGCAGCCGGAAGAACCCGGGGCGGGCCTCGCGCCCGTCAGCCAGAACGGGATGA
- a CDS encoding molybdopterin-dependent oxidoreductase: protein MKKRHFLGTAALAASFPSLHASAADKTPKGPGLLTVSGAVGKTSRGPLDPALDQLMAKHGVKFDKAYVFDAEALHRLPVVRIKPTLEYDAKVHALAGPLLTSVMEAAGVPADAMLALRAVDGYVVPVRMADARSYRMIVATEMDGAPLALGGLGPLWAVYEADTLPAFKDKPLKERFALCPWGLYSVEVTRS from the coding sequence ATGAAAAAACGACACTTCCTCGGCACGGCGGCGCTGGCCGCATCGTTCCCTTCCCTCCACGCATCGGCGGCAGACAAGACCCCGAAGGGCCCCGGCCTCCTGACCGTCAGCGGCGCGGTCGGCAAGACCAGCCGCGGCCCCCTCGATCCGGCGCTCGACCAGTTGATGGCGAAGCACGGCGTCAAGTTCGACAAGGCCTATGTGTTCGACGCAGAGGCCTTGCACCGCCTGCCGGTCGTGCGGATCAAGCCGACGCTCGAGTACGACGCCAAGGTCCACGCGCTCGCCGGCCCCTTGCTGACCAGCGTGATGGAAGCCGCGGGCGTGCCCGCCGACGCGATGCTGGCGCTGCGCGCCGTGGACGGCTATGTCGTGCCCGTGCGCATGGCCGATGCGCGCAGCTACCGGATGATCGTGGCCACCGAGATGGATGGCGCCCCGCTCGCGCTCGGCGGCCTGGGGCCGTTGTGGGCGGTCTACGAGGCCGACACGCTGCCCGCGTTCAAGGACAAGCCGCTCAAGGAACGCTTCGCCCTGTGCCCCTGGGGGCTGTACAGCGTCGAGGTCACGCGCAGCTGA
- a CDS encoding phosphocholine-specific phospholipase C: protein MTANSRRKFIQSTATTGIAAATLAAFPPSIRRALAIPAHHDTGTVKDVKHVVLLMQENRSFDSYFGTFKGVRGFGDRFAIPTPNGRNAFYQTYTKTTPASTFVPYHLDESKGNAQRAGSTPHAWSDSQAAWDHGRMYKWPDAKNQLSMGYYETAEVPFQRALADAFTLCDHYHCGMHTGTIANRLFYWSGTNGPNGISPIDGSKVQVAALNNQFNGGNDIGASTQGWTWTTYADRLEKAGVKWKVYQSLIDNFGCNEMMGFRHWRAQIEQMPPARRPVYVPATDITQPVTAAGPFYDPVVDDALSPLAKGFHNTMPYGFLETFREDIQNGKLPAVSWIIAPSAYSEHPGPSSPAKGGWYVQQVLDALTANPEVWSKTVLLINFDENDGFFDHVPTPSVPSRNADGTLAGGTTMKDEDVAVEYHNYTPATTSQPAKDGRPYGPGPRVPLWVVSPWSRGGWVNSQVCDHTSTLLFLEKCFGVAEPQISAYRRAVCGDLTSAFNFERPNDEPLPTLAGRRTKAEVDALTAAQQALPKIVPPADLALPVQATGVRPSRALPYELHTTARVDSANGRVQLAFANSGRAAAVFHVYDKLHLADRVPRRYMVEPGKQLSGDWAAAIDDAGLYDLWVLGPNGFHRHFKGDLNRLRAAGAALPEIRTGYDARKGDIYLQMRNGGRRDCRFTVQHNLAYPRLDGRGAGGKDGRDDHDDHGRHDRDHDHDDHDDRGNKPRGPWSVRVKGGDDATMRWSLDATGNWYDFVVTCDADTAFYRRFAGRVETGRHSVSDPAMGLPERF from the coding sequence ATGACCGCCAACTCCCGCCGCAAATTCATCCAGAGCACCGCCACCACCGGCATCGCCGCCGCCACGCTGGCCGCCTTCCCTCCCAGCATCCGCCGCGCGCTGGCCATTCCCGCGCACCACGACACCGGCACCGTGAAGGACGTCAAGCACGTGGTGCTGCTGATGCAGGAGAACCGTTCCTTCGACAGCTACTTCGGCACCTTCAAGGGCGTGCGCGGCTTCGGCGACCGCTTCGCGATCCCGACGCCGAACGGCAGGAACGCCTTCTATCAGACCTACACGAAGACCACGCCGGCGAGCACCTTCGTGCCCTACCACCTCGACGAGAGCAAGGGCAACGCGCAGCGCGCCGGCAGCACGCCGCACGCCTGGTCCGATTCGCAGGCCGCCTGGGACCACGGCCGCATGTACAAGTGGCCGGACGCCAAGAACCAGCTGTCGATGGGCTACTACGAAACGGCCGAAGTGCCGTTCCAGCGCGCGCTGGCCGACGCCTTCACGCTGTGCGACCACTACCACTGCGGCATGCACACGGGCACCATCGCCAACCGGTTGTTCTACTGGAGCGGCACCAACGGCCCGAACGGCATCAGCCCCATCGACGGCAGCAAGGTGCAGGTCGCGGCGCTGAACAACCAGTTCAACGGCGGCAACGACATCGGCGCTTCCACGCAGGGCTGGACCTGGACCACCTATGCCGACCGGCTCGAGAAAGCCGGCGTGAAGTGGAAGGTCTACCAGAGCCTGATCGACAACTTCGGCTGCAACGAGATGATGGGCTTTCGCCACTGGCGCGCCCAGATCGAGCAGATGCCGCCGGCGCGCCGTCCGGTCTATGTGCCGGCCACGGACATCACGCAGCCGGTCACCGCCGCCGGCCCCTTCTACGACCCGGTGGTCGACGACGCGCTCAGCCCGCTCGCCAAGGGCTTCCACAACACGATGCCCTACGGCTTCCTGGAGACCTTCCGCGAGGACATCCAGAACGGCAAGCTGCCTGCGGTGTCGTGGATCATCGCGCCCTCGGCCTACAGCGAGCACCCCGGACCGTCGAGCCCGGCCAAGGGCGGCTGGTACGTGCAGCAGGTGCTGGACGCGCTGACCGCCAACCCCGAGGTCTGGAGCAAGACCGTCCTCTTGATCAACTTCGACGAGAACGACGGCTTCTTCGACCACGTGCCGACGCCTTCGGTGCCCTCGCGCAATGCCGACGGCACGCTGGCCGGCGGCACCACGATGAAGGACGAAGACGTCGCGGTGGAGTATCACAACTACACGCCCGCGACCACGAGCCAGCCGGCCAAGGATGGCCGGCCCTACGGCCCGGGTCCGCGCGTGCCGCTGTGGGTGGTCTCGCCGTGGAGCCGCGGCGGCTGGGTCAACTCCCAGGTCTGCGACCACACCTCGACGCTGCTGTTCCTGGAGAAGTGCTTCGGCGTGGCCGAACCGCAGATCAGCGCCTATCGCCGCGCCGTCTGCGGCGACCTGACCAGCGCCTTCAACTTCGAGCGCCCCAACGACGAGCCGCTGCCCACGCTGGCCGGCCGCAGGACCAAGGCCGAGGTCGATGCGCTGACGGCAGCCCAGCAGGCGCTGCCGAAGATCGTGCCGCCGGCCGATCTCGCGCTGCCGGTGCAGGCCACCGGCGTGCGTCCCTCGCGCGCCCTGCCCTACGAGCTGCACACCACCGCGCGCGTCGATTCCGCCAACGGCCGCGTCCAGCTGGCTTTCGCCAACAGCGGCCGCGCCGCCGCCGTGTTCCACGTCTACGACAAGCTGCACCTGGCAGATCGCGTGCCGCGCCGCTACATGGTCGAGCCGGGCAAGCAGCTCAGTGGCGACTGGGCGGCCGCGATCGACGACGCCGGCCTGTACGACCTGTGGGTGCTCGGGCCGAACGGCTTCCACCGTCACTTCAAGGGCGACTTGAACCGGTTGCGCGCCGCGGGCGCAGCGCTTCCCGAGATCCGCACAGGCTACGACGCGCGCAAGGGCGACATCTACCTGCAGATGCGCAACGGCGGCCGGCGCGATTGCCGGTTCACCGTCCAGCACAACCTGGCCTACCCGCGCCTCGACGGCCGTGGGGCCGGCGGCAAAGATGGACGCGACGACCATGACGATCACGGCCGCCACGACCGGGACCACGACCACGACGACCACGATGACCGCGGCAACAAGCCCCGCGGCCCGTGGAGCGTGCGGGTCAAGGGCGGCGACGACGCCACCATGCGCTGGAGCCTGGACGCCACCGGCAACTGGTATGACTTCGTGGTGACCTGCGATGCCGACACCGCCTTCTACCGCCGCTTCGCCGGGCGGGTCGAGACCGGCCGGCACTCGGTGAGCGATCCGGCGATGGGGCTGCCCGAGCGCTTCTGA
- a CDS encoding OBAP family protein, which translates to MPADSSAARTPIAITLLAACAFLGSCGGSNTASNAPSPGAAKEASTRALEGGAAALQDKPPIEALNAYLDGFHFYNGSPHMQMEAHHYCAILNEELIQCVIYDGNVKGAKLMGVEYIVSERLFKTLPEQEKALWHSHVHEVKSGQLIAPGIPEAAEHALMTKLVGTYGKTFHTWHTDQKKQLPTGIPQVMMGFTADGQADAAMVAERDKRFGIASADKKRQREDIPAPAIADGADAWQKGRTVQLADPTGTQHGHPAGGK; encoded by the coding sequence ATGCCTGCAGATTCAAGCGCGGCGCGCACGCCGATCGCCATCACGCTGCTTGCAGCCTGCGCGTTTCTCGGATCGTGCGGCGGCAGCAACACGGCGTCCAACGCCCCTTCGCCCGGGGCCGCCAAGGAAGCCAGCACACGAGCCCTGGAGGGAGGTGCCGCGGCGCTGCAGGACAAGCCGCCCATCGAAGCGCTCAATGCCTACCTGGACGGCTTCCATTTCTACAACGGCAGCCCTCACATGCAGATGGAGGCGCACCACTACTGCGCCATCCTCAACGAGGAGCTGATCCAGTGCGTGATCTACGACGGCAACGTCAAGGGTGCGAAGCTCATGGGCGTCGAGTACATCGTCAGCGAACGCCTGTTCAAAACCCTGCCGGAGCAGGAGAAGGCGCTGTGGCACAGCCACGTCCATGAAGTGAAGTCCGGCCAGCTGATCGCGCCGGGCATTCCCGAAGCGGCCGAGCATGCGCTGATGACCAAGCTCGTCGGCACCTACGGAAAGACCTTCCACACCTGGCACACCGACCAGAAGAAGCAGCTGCCCACCGGCATCCCGCAGGTCATGATGGGCTTCACCGCGGACGGCCAGGCGGATGCCGCGATGGTCGCCGAGCGCGACAAGCGCTTCGGCATCGCCAGCGCGGACAAGAAAAGACAGCGGGAGGACATACCGGCGCCGGCCATCGCCGATGGCGCGGACGCGTGGCAGAAGGGACGGACGGTCCAGCTCGCGGACCCGACGGGCACGCAGCACGGCCATCCCGCAGGCGGCAAGTAG
- a CDS encoding hemerythrin domain-containing protein, translated as MNNLVYRLLPTATNMIRLDHTHVMSTFHQYKASAPARVRKGLASTICTALEVHATLEEEIFYPAVREVTEDELIRESMAEHQEMKRLIGMLRRMEPEAVDYDETVMALMREVLHHVADEETVVLPAAERLLGDRLGELGARMTKRRVQLVAPRSGEIALDMGRAVSGNTAALSIAGLAALGLLWASRAGRTRRHLPRATIFHR; from the coding sequence ATGAACAACCTGGTTTACCGTTTGTTGCCGACCGCGACGAACATGATTCGCCTGGACCACACGCACGTGATGTCCACCTTCCACCAGTACAAGGCCAGTGCGCCGGCCCGCGTGAGGAAGGGCCTCGCTTCCACCATCTGCACCGCGCTGGAAGTTCATGCCACCCTCGAGGAAGAGATCTTCTACCCGGCGGTGCGCGAGGTCACGGAGGATGAGCTCATCCGCGAGAGCATGGCCGAGCACCAGGAGATGAAGCGCCTCATCGGGATGCTGCGCCGGATGGAGCCGGAGGCCGTCGACTACGACGAGACCGTGATGGCCCTGATGCGCGAGGTGCTGCATCACGTGGCCGACGAGGAAACCGTCGTCCTGCCCGCGGCCGAGCGCCTGCTGGGCGACAGGCTCGGCGAGCTGGGCGCACGCATGACCAAGCGCCGTGTGCAGCTCGTCGCACCGCGCAGCGGCGAGATCGCGCTCGACATGGGCCGCGCGGTCTCGGGCAACACGGCGGCGCTCTCGATCGCCGGGCTCGCGGCGCTCGGACTGTTGTGGGCCAGCCGAGCCGGACGCACGCGGCGCCACCTGCCGCGCGCGACGATCTTCCATCGGTGA
- a CDS encoding ferritin-like domain-containing protein, producing MTKENRPSADTNPDASTAAPSAPRVVDVLNELLETTREAEFGFQACADEAAAARLQEVFYHRAEQCQQAADELVRLIWRFGGSPAEGDAASGALHRGWVHIKGAVGADTDLSMLEECERREDAAVARYREALAQNLPPEVRSFVERQAQCAQRNHDQIGDLRSEASSRG from the coding sequence ATGACCAAGGAAAATCGTCCTTCCGCCGATACGAACCCGGACGCTTCGACGGCGGCGCCGAGCGCCCCTCGTGTGGTGGACGTGCTCAACGAGTTGCTCGAGACCACGCGGGAGGCAGAGTTTGGCTTCCAGGCCTGTGCAGACGAGGCAGCGGCGGCGAGGCTTCAGGAGGTGTTCTATCACCGAGCCGAGCAGTGCCAGCAGGCAGCCGACGAGCTGGTCCGGTTGATCTGGCGCTTTGGAGGCTCGCCCGCCGAGGGGGACGCAGCCAGCGGAGCCTTGCACCGTGGCTGGGTCCACATCAAGGGCGCCGTGGGCGCGGACACCGACCTGTCGATGCTCGAGGAATGCGAACGAAGGGAGGATGCGGCAGTGGCGCGTTACCGCGAGGCACTGGCGCAGAACCTACCCCCCGAGGTGCGCAGTTTCGTGGAACGCCAGGCGCAGTGCGCTCAGCGCAACCACGACCAGATCGGTGACTTGCGCAGTGAAGCGAGCTCCCGCGGCTGA
- a CDS encoding ATPase domain-containing protein, which produces MMQDPVRTGIPGLDEVLLGGVQRNNNILVEGAPGAGKTTLGLAFIHAGAALYDEPGVIVSFELDAEKLLRDARGFSWDLQRLIDERKVKIIQTSPAVLLNEFRSSEGAFTAELAAIGARRLMIDGLTPLRLYAEANDKPFREDVHLLIDGLTRLGVTTLVTAERADTKVEAHAHERFIFDTIISLTRTEVRRRVHRTLSVVKSRGQDFISGSHAMRIESGGGILVYRRAQSRPKVDEDQPTSSKRVSAGCAALDLIMDGGLYEGSITMVTGISGTGKTVLGVQFLTSAILAGRRALLVTLDEHPRQLIRNAASLGFDLEGLMRQGSLFIHYESPLELELDVHFDRVAKLVEKEGIDCIVFDSVAVYEMASTDQASDFLYALADFVKGRLATAFFNYESPELLGVSQISEELKGSHLVDNIILLSYVEISTRLRRAIAVPKVRGSKNIQTTREYVIGAGGISLLDESAVEGDDTTPVPQLPFSSYYGLLARSPSRKSPVIEDAVAHGKALPDSPELPPETAR; this is translated from the coding sequence ATGATGCAAGACCCCGTGCGTACCGGCATTCCAGGGCTGGACGAGGTGCTTCTAGGCGGCGTCCAGCGCAACAACAACATCCTGGTCGAAGGTGCGCCGGGTGCCGGGAAAACAACCCTTGGCCTGGCTTTCATCCATGCGGGCGCAGCGCTATACGACGAACCCGGCGTGATCGTCTCTTTCGAGCTCGACGCCGAGAAGCTGTTGCGAGACGCCAGGGGGTTCAGCTGGGATCTGCAGCGTCTCATCGATGAGCGCAAGGTCAAGATCATCCAGACCTCGCCGGCCGTGCTGCTCAATGAATTCCGTTCGTCGGAAGGCGCATTCACCGCCGAGCTGGCGGCCATCGGCGCGCGCAGGCTGATGATCGATGGCTTGACGCCGCTGCGGCTGTACGCCGAGGCCAACGACAAGCCGTTTCGCGAGGATGTCCACCTGCTCATCGACGGACTCACCCGGCTCGGTGTCACGACGCTTGTCACCGCGGAGCGCGCGGACACGAAGGTGGAGGCCCATGCGCACGAGCGCTTCATCTTCGACACCATCATTTCGCTGACGCGCACCGAGGTGCGCCGGCGGGTCCATAGGACGCTGTCGGTGGTCAAGTCGCGCGGCCAGGATTTCATCAGCGGAAGCCACGCGATGCGCATCGAATCCGGCGGTGGCATCCTGGTGTATCGGCGTGCCCAGTCGCGCCCCAAGGTCGACGAGGACCAGCCCACGTCGAGCAAACGCGTGTCCGCGGGCTGCGCCGCGCTGGACCTGATCATGGACGGGGGGCTCTACGAGGGCTCGATCACGATGGTCACCGGCATCTCCGGCACCGGCAAGACGGTTCTGGGCGTCCAGTTCCTGACGTCGGCGATTCTGGCCGGGCGGCGGGCGCTGCTGGTGACGCTGGATGAGCATCCACGCCAGCTGATCCGCAACGCGGCGAGCCTGGGCTTCGACCTCGAAGGCCTGATGCGTCAAGGCTCGCTCTTCATCCACTATGAATCGCCCCTGGAGCTGGAGCTCGACGTGCACTTCGACCGGGTGGCGAAGCTGGTGGAGAAGGAAGGCATCGACTGCATCGTTTTCGATTCGGTGGCCGTGTACGAGATGGCGAGCACCGACCAGGCTTCCGACTTTCTCTATGCGCTGGCGGATTTCGTCAAGGGACGGCTTGCGACGGCGTTCTTCAACTACGAGAGTCCCGAGCTCCTGGGCGTCTCGCAGATCAGCGAGGAGCTCAAGGGATCGCACCTGGTCGACAACATCATCCTGCTGAGCTACGTGGAGATCTCCACGCGCCTGCGCCGCGCGATCGCGGTACCGAAGGTGCGCGGGAGCAAGAACATCCAGACGACCCGCGAGTACGTGATCGGCGCAGGCGGCATTTCCTTGCTCGATGAATCGGCGGTCGAGGGGGACGACACGACACCCGTGCCGCAATTGCCGTTCTCCTCCTACTACGGGCTCCTGGCGCGCTCACCGTCGCGCAAGAGCCCGGTGATCGAGGACGCCGTCGCGCACGGCAAGGCGCTGCCTGACTCGCCGGAACTCCCCCCCGAGACGGCCCGGTGA
- a CDS encoding TSUP family transporter, translating into MIPLETAFLFLGCVAAATFVQNLTGFAMGLVLLGLVELLHVVPLAEAVNATMVLALVNATAFFRSHGGELPWRPLRHAMPASLAGVVIGIGLLAWLSANAQQFLRLLLGVVVVLSALALLLRNRQLAQPSPPAAFAAAGLLSGVLGGLFATSGPPIVFHLYRQPFEPNFVRRCLTLMFSANNAFRLVLVAGAGHFSMRSLLLSGMALPVVYAVTRWCVRHPLPVSERALRTITALLLAVTGVSLAASAGSWPW; encoded by the coding sequence TTGATCCCTCTCGAAACGGCCTTCCTGTTCCTCGGCTGCGTGGCAGCCGCCACCTTCGTGCAGAACCTCACCGGCTTCGCCATGGGCCTGGTGCTGCTGGGCCTGGTCGAGCTTCTGCACGTCGTGCCGCTGGCCGAGGCCGTCAACGCCACCATGGTGCTCGCGCTCGTCAATGCGACGGCTTTCTTTCGCAGCCATGGCGGCGAGCTTCCATGGCGCCCCTTGCGCCACGCAATGCCGGCGAGCCTCGCCGGGGTGGTCATCGGCATCGGGCTGCTCGCGTGGCTGAGCGCGAACGCGCAGCAGTTCCTGAGGCTGTTGCTGGGTGTCGTCGTGGTGCTCAGCGCCCTGGCGCTGCTTCTGCGCAATCGCCAGCTTGCGCAGCCCTCGCCGCCGGCGGCCTTCGCGGCGGCGGGCCTGCTCTCCGGGGTGCTCGGCGGGCTGTTCGCGACCTCCGGGCCGCCGATCGTCTTCCACTTGTACCGCCAGCCCTTCGAGCCCAACTTCGTGCGCCGCTGCCTGACGCTGATGTTCTCGGCCAACAACGCCTTCCGCCTGGTGCTCGTCGCGGGCGCCGGCCACTTCTCCATGCGCTCGCTGCTGCTGTCGGGCATGGCCCTGCCCGTCGTCTATGCCGTGACCCGGTGGTGCGTGCGGCACCCGCTGCCGGTGTCGGAGCGCGCGCTGCGGACGATCACCGCCCTGCTGCTGGCCGTGACGGGCGTTTCGCTCGCGGCCTCGGCAGGATCGTGGCCCTGGTAG
- a CDS encoding hemerythrin domain-containing protein codes for MPTTTKRAEPDACSLLDADHRNVKKMFKEYETLAGSKAASATQKKRELANEICMELTVHAQIEEEIFYPALREAIKETDLLDEAEVEHASAKDLIAQIQDAAEVDDKFDAKVTVLGEYIDHHVKEERNEIFVKARAARGLDLVALREQLETRKEELMGELTSAAA; via the coding sequence ATGCCCACCACCACCAAACGCGCAGAGCCCGATGCCTGCAGCCTGCTCGACGCCGACCACCGCAACGTCAAGAAGATGTTCAAGGAATACGAGACGCTGGCCGGCTCGAAGGCGGCCAGTGCGACCCAGAAGAAGCGCGAGCTCGCCAACGAGATCTGCATGGAGCTGACCGTGCATGCGCAGATCGAGGAAGAGATCTTCTATCCGGCCCTGCGAGAAGCCATCAAGGAAACCGACCTGCTCGACGAAGCAGAGGTCGAGCATGCGAGCGCCAAGGACCTGATCGCACAGATCCAGGACGCGGCCGAGGTCGACGACAAGTTCGACGCCAAGGTCACGGTGCTCGGCGAGTACATCGACCACCATGTGAAGGAAGAGCGCAACGAGATCTTCGTCAAGGCGCGCGCGGCCCGCGGGCTCGACCTGGTCGCCCTGCGCGAGCAGCTGGAGACGCGCAAGGAAGAACTGATGGGCGAGCTCACCAGCGCGGCCGCCTGA